One segment of Rhodothermus bifroesti DNA contains the following:
- a CDS encoding AAA family ATPase, which produces MDRPLTELKTLGDLKAIGYRPLTVKDELRKNLIAKLRRGEEIFPGIIGYERTVIPQIQNAILGRHDMILLGLRGQAKTRLIRMLPELLDEYIPIIQGSEVNDNPFAPISKYGREMVADMGDDTPIEWLHRSRRYAEKLATPDTTIADLIGDIDPIKAVNRRLTYADEEVIHFGLIPRTNRGIFAINELPDLQPRIQVGLLNILEEQDIQIRGFNIRFPLDVLLVFTANPEDYTNRGNIITPLKDRIDSQIITHYPKTLEIGIAITQQEAWQERDGQVRVHIPYFFREIIEQIAFEARKSEYVDQKSGVSVRMTRAALECLISAAERRALLNGETETTLRISDLLLIEPAITGKIELVYEGEQEGVQNVARLLVGRAIKAIFPRYFPDPTNRKEGRAPYQPILDWFAKGGQVELNPELPFVEYARRLEAVEGLCAVVQRYTRPNTREETASMMEFVLEALHQHSLLGKDLFEQETRYSDMMGAMLSSLGRDDDEESDDDEEEDFRRYR; this is translated from the coding sequence ATGGATCGGCCGTTAACTGAACTAAAAACACTGGGCGACCTAAAGGCGATCGGGTACCGGCCACTTACGGTCAAGGACGAATTGCGAAAGAACCTAATCGCTAAGCTGCGCCGAGGGGAGGAAATCTTTCCAGGGATTATTGGCTACGAGCGCACCGTGATCCCTCAAATTCAAAATGCCATCCTGGGCCGCCATGACATGATCTTGCTTGGCCTGCGCGGCCAGGCCAAAACGCGCCTCATCCGGATGCTACCAGAGCTGCTCGATGAATACATCCCCATCATCCAGGGGAGCGAAGTCAACGACAACCCGTTTGCCCCTATCTCTAAATACGGGCGCGAAATGGTGGCCGATATGGGCGACGACACCCCTATTGAATGGCTGCATCGCAGCCGCCGCTATGCTGAAAAGCTGGCCACACCCGACACCACCATTGCCGATTTAATCGGCGATATCGATCCAATCAAGGCGGTTAACCGACGCCTGACCTACGCCGATGAAGAAGTAATTCACTTTGGCCTGATTCCACGCACCAATCGCGGGATCTTCGCCATTAACGAGCTGCCCGATCTGCAGCCGCGCATTCAGGTGGGGCTGCTCAATATTCTCGAAGAGCAAGATATTCAGATTCGCGGCTTTAATATTCGCTTCCCCCTTGATGTACTTTTGGTATTTACAGCTAACCCCGAAGACTATACCAACCGGGGGAACATCATTACGCCGCTCAAAGACCGCATCGATAGCCAAATCATCACCCACTATCCGAAAACCCTCGAGATTGGCATTGCCATTACGCAACAAGAAGCCTGGCAAGAGCGCGACGGACAGGTACGGGTGCATATTCCCTACTTTTTCCGAGAAATCATTGAGCAAATTGCTTTTGAGGCCCGAAAAAGTGAATATGTAGACCAAAAGTCGGGCGTTTCGGTGCGGATGACGCGGGCAGCGCTGGAGTGCCTAATTTCGGCTGCCGAGCGCCGCGCGTTGCTCAATGGCGAAACAGAAACCACCCTGCGCATTAGCGACCTGTTGCTGATTGAACCTGCCATCACGGGAAAAATCGAACTGGTCTACGAAGGCGAGCAGGAGGGCGTGCAAAACGTTGCCCGGTTGCTTGTGGGAAGAGCTATTAAGGCCATCTTCCCGCGCTATTTCCCCGACCCAACCAACCGGAAAGAAGGGCGCGCGCCGTACCAGCCTATTCTGGACTGGTTTGCTAAAGGAGGGCAGGTTGAGCTTAACCCAGAGCTGCCATTTGTGGAGTATGCCCGTCGACTTGAGGCTGTAGAGGGGCTCTGCGCTGTGGTGCAGCGTTATACCCGACCTAATACCCGGGAAGAGACAGCTTCCATGATGGAGTTCGTATTGGAGGCGCTGCACCAGCATTCGCTTTTGGGCAAAGACCTGTTCGAACAGGAAACCCGTTACAGCGACATGATGGGTGCGATGCTCTCTTCGCTGGGACGGGACGACGACGAAGAGTCTGATGACGACGAGGAAGAAGACTTTCGCCGATACCGATGA
- a CDS encoding S1C family serine protease gives MMRYALLLGLLFLPWAGMGCSQNARSEEPGASQGLVDTTQVQLSRSRETAITRAVREVSPAVVSINVLEVQRIRYRDPFADFFNDPIWEFFFGGPRSRVIERQIHAIGSGFVISPDGYIVTNDHVVGNATKITVSFPDGHAMDAELVGTDPATDIALLKVRPDRPLPYLKFSDSPPIVGEWVVALGNPYGLFEAAPPTVTVGVVSAVGRNLPAGQSGRVYRDMIQTDAAINQGNSGGPLVNAIGEVIGMNTAIYTETGGSVGIGFAIPAEKVRRIVEELKAKGYVDRSYYTGLYVRDVTPRIAQALGVPEARGVFVTDVDPGSPADEAGLRPYDVIIAFGGTAVANSEELRARLLDFRPGDRVRLSILREGRRLELEMRIGRQAP, from the coding sequence ATGATGCGTTACGCACTGTTATTGGGCCTGCTTTTCCTGCCATGGGCAGGAATGGGGTGTTCACAGAACGCGCGTTCGGAAGAGCCTGGAGCATCCCAGGGCCTTGTAGATACTACACAAGTGCAGCTTTCCCGTTCTCGTGAGACAGCCATTACGCGGGCTGTTCGCGAGGTGTCGCCAGCAGTGGTGAGCATCAACGTGCTTGAGGTGCAGCGTATCCGTTATCGTGACCCCTTTGCCGACTTTTTTAATGATCCGATTTGGGAATTCTTTTTCGGAGGGCCGCGTTCGCGCGTTATTGAGCGTCAGATTCACGCGATCGGGTCTGGATTTGTCATTTCTCCTGATGGCTATATTGTCACCAACGACCACGTGGTGGGCAATGCGACCAAGATTACAGTGTCCTTTCCCGATGGTCATGCCATGGATGCCGAGCTGGTGGGAACAGATCCGGCAACCGATATTGCCCTTCTAAAAGTGCGGCCGGATCGGCCTCTGCCCTATCTGAAGTTTAGCGATAGTCCACCTATCGTGGGGGAGTGGGTTGTGGCTTTGGGGAATCCTTATGGCTTGTTTGAAGCCGCCCCTCCAACGGTAACTGTAGGCGTTGTCAGTGCTGTTGGGCGTAACCTGCCAGCTGGCCAAAGCGGTCGGGTGTATCGCGACATGATCCAGACCGATGCTGCCATCAACCAGGGGAATTCAGGGGGGCCGCTGGTCAATGCGATTGGTGAAGTGATTGGCATGAATACGGCCATTTATACAGAAACGGGAGGGTCGGTGGGGATTGGTTTTGCCATTCCGGCAGAAAAGGTCCGCCGCATTGTAGAAGAATTAAAAGCCAAAGGATACGTCGATCGTTCTTATTACACTGGCCTGTACGTACGAGACGTTACGCCGCGCATTGCGCAGGCTTTAGGGGTGCCCGAGGCGCGAGGGGTATTTGTTACCGATGTCGACCCCGGTTCGCCTGCCGATGAAGCCGGGCTGCGGCCTTACGACGTCATCATTGCCTTTGGGGGTACCGCCGTGGCAAACAGTGAAGAACTGCGGGCGCGGCTGCTCGACTTCCGTCCGGGCGATCGGGTTCGTCTCAGCATCCTTCGAGAAGGGCGACGGCTAGAACTGGAAATGCGGATTGGCCGGCAAGCACCGTGA
- a CDS encoding pseudouridine synthase yields MPPLRHVLFWKPYGVLSQFTDPQGRPTLKTYIDVPDVYPVGRLDQDSEGLLLLTRDGQLKHRLLHPRYGHWRTYWVQVERIPEEEALRQLAQGVVIAGGYRTRPARVRRIDPPPLPPRPVPIRYRKTVPTCWLEISLREGKNRQVRRMTAAIGHPTLRLVRVAFGPLSLEGLSPGQWRPLTPEEEAALYRLCHLNKPSHLP; encoded by the coding sequence ATGCCCCCTTTGCGCCACGTGCTATTTTGGAAGCCTTATGGCGTACTGAGCCAGTTCACAGATCCTCAAGGGCGTCCCACGCTTAAAACGTACATTGACGTCCCAGACGTCTATCCGGTTGGACGTCTGGACCAAGACAGCGAAGGACTGCTTTTGCTCACCCGCGATGGGCAGCTTAAGCATCGCCTGCTTCATCCGCGCTACGGGCATTGGCGTACCTACTGGGTCCAAGTCGAGCGCATCCCTGAAGAAGAGGCACTACGGCAATTGGCACAAGGCGTTGTCATTGCCGGGGGCTACCGAACACGTCCAGCCCGCGTGCGGCGCATCGACCCCCCACCGCTTCCACCACGTCCCGTACCTATCCGCTACCGAAAAACGGTTCCCACCTGCTGGCTAGAGATCTCCTTACGGGAGGGAAAAAACCGCCAAGTGCGACGCATGACAGCGGCTATTGGACACCCTACGCTGCGCCTAGTGCGTGTAGCCTTTGGCCCCTTAAGCTTAGAAGGTCTCTCTCCAGGTCAATGGCGGCCCCTCACCCCTGAGGAAGAAGCCGCACTGTACCGCCTCTGCCACCTAAACAAACCTTCCCACTTACCTTGA
- a CDS encoding adenosylhomocysteinase → MDYKEGAYKVRDLRLAEAGRRRIAWAESRMPVLMHLRERYQALQPFKGYRIAGCLHVTKETAVLIETFKACGAEVAWSGCNPLSTQDDIAAALADAGIEIYAWHGQSVEEFYWSIEQTLQKPPHLTLDDGADLIFTVHHRRPELAEHILGGSEETTTGVKRLRAMAADGKLRYPVFAVNDAETKWDFDNVYGTGQSTIDGILRATSVLLAGKRVVVAGYGHCGRGVAMRARGMGAQVIVTEVKPTAALKAVLDGFQVMPMDEAAEIGDIFITATGMKDVIRGQHFRKMKDGAIVCNTGHYDVELNLKELAALTVRTREVRPNNKEYLLENGRRIYVLAEGRLVNLAAAEGHPPEVMDMSFANQFMAHLTLVEKHKSGEKLPPQVIDLPEELDQEIARIKLETLGIRIDTLSEEQRAYVTDYAAGT, encoded by the coding sequence ATGGACTACAAGGAAGGCGCCTATAAGGTACGGGATCTGCGTCTGGCCGAAGCTGGCCGCAGGCGCATTGCGTGGGCCGAAAGCCGCATGCCAGTGCTGATGCACCTGCGCGAGCGCTATCAAGCCTTGCAACCGTTCAAAGGCTACCGGATTGCTGGCTGCTTGCACGTAACTAAAGAAACGGCGGTGCTGATCGAGACCTTTAAAGCCTGTGGCGCCGAGGTAGCCTGGAGCGGCTGTAATCCGCTTTCGACACAGGACGACATTGCAGCCGCACTAGCCGATGCTGGCATAGAAATCTACGCTTGGCATGGACAGAGCGTCGAAGAGTTCTACTGGAGTATCGAGCAGACGCTCCAAAAACCACCGCACCTGACACTGGACGATGGTGCCGACCTCATCTTTACGGTGCATCATCGCCGACCTGAGCTGGCCGAGCACATCCTTGGGGGATCGGAAGAAACCACCACAGGCGTCAAACGCCTGCGGGCCATGGCTGCTGATGGAAAGCTCCGCTATCCGGTCTTCGCTGTCAATGATGCGGAAACAAAGTGGGATTTTGACAATGTCTACGGCACTGGCCAGTCTACGATCGATGGCATCTTGCGGGCTACCAGTGTGCTCCTGGCGGGCAAGCGCGTGGTGGTAGCCGGCTACGGCCATTGCGGGCGCGGCGTAGCTATGCGGGCCCGGGGAATGGGGGCGCAGGTGATTGTCACCGAAGTAAAACCGACCGCTGCGCTCAAGGCTGTACTTGATGGCTTTCAAGTCATGCCCATGGACGAAGCTGCCGAAATCGGCGATATTTTCATCACCGCTACGGGCATGAAGGATGTAATTCGTGGCCAGCATTTTCGCAAAATGAAAGATGGGGCGATCGTGTGCAACACCGGCCACTACGATGTGGAGCTTAACCTGAAGGAACTGGCCGCGCTGACCGTTCGCACCCGCGAAGTGCGACCCAACAACAAAGAATACTTGCTCGAAAATGGCCGCCGCATCTACGTATTGGCCGAGGGACGCCTCGTCAACCTGGCGGCTGCCGAAGGACACCCGCCTGAAGTGATGGACATGAGCTTCGCCAATCAGTTTATGGCCCATTTGACCCTGGTTGAAAAACACAAATCAGGCGAAAAGCTGCCACCTCAAGTGATTGACCTGCCTGAAGAGCTGGACCAAGAAATTGCACGCATCAAGCTGGAGACCTTAGGCATTCGGATCGACACGCTCTCGGAGGAGCAGCGGGCTTACGTGACCGATTATGCTGCAGGTACATGA